The Xiphophorus maculatus strain JP 163 A chromosome 23, X_maculatus-5.0-male, whole genome shotgun sequence genome contains a region encoding:
- the LOC102237641 gene encoding catenin delta-1 isoform X3 encodes MEQCENAAALLESVREQEVQFEQLTRALEEERRRVGLPATSPMALGHPFPLTQNGRLGDADIERLKLTDSYINGTQYRMVDPAHGALDDGYTPEDESQEVHSVFSEEGTNRRIDNGMKKPVSRTVPPSQSSMDGMLSPAMGVYSATLDRPYRPTGVGDYPTATVPRNYHYAPVGGYEDYRPGPPSEAYTSLSRGSHMDERYRPVDGYRTLDSGYRAHSRQQLDPYAAQPQVSRMRALGSALEMRYGHGHYGLEDDQRSMGYDDYGMGPPPMHPGGYGTMPRLGPGPGPGIDRRRLRSCEDTLDGDVGGVDPYAWGVPTTLERDSMVSLDSILRKGPPTWRQPDLPEVIAMLNYRLDPVKANAAAYLQHLTFKNDKVKSEVRRLKGIPALVSMLDHPSKEVHHSACGALKNISYGRDADNKIAIKNCDGVTALVRLLRKTHDQDLTDTITGTLWNLSSHDSVKMEIVDHALHALADEVIVPHSGWEKGGGEESSKPRHLEWDTSLTNTAGCLRNVSSERSEARRKLRECTGLVDSLMYIVQSQLNHKDVDNKLVENCVCLLRNLSYQVHHEIPGCENYKELIPVNQGPASAHKGGCFGSRKGKAKRDGDDGSPESYDFPKRTIPAKGYELLYQPEVVRVYTSLLKESKNPSVLEAAAGAIQNLCAGRWTFGRYIRAMVRLEKGLPIVTELLSHNNDRVVRAMSGALRNLAIDNRNSELLGEHALPHLVAVLPGGQNQSRRNLSEETTVSVLSTLTEVLGNRVEAAKKLRLASGIERLVLISKDGTRTDREVRGVAQVLQLVWAHKELRRPLEKDGWKKTDFMVNLNPNTTTTNGPSTRANGTYEDSTTPLLDRGDKRDLIPLNDLGPDSYSTLDQKERRHTLDETTDTLPRGVYGSRKGSLPLLDSYDG; translated from the exons AACGGGCGTTTAGGGGATGCAGACATAGAACGTCTGAAGCTGACTGACTCGTACATAAACGGCacgcag TACAGAATGGTGGACCCCGCACACGGAGCTCTTGATGACGGCTACACACCTGAGGATGAATCCCAGGAAGTACACTCTGTCTTTTCTGAGGAAGGAACCAACCGGAGGATAGATAATGGG ATGAAGAAACCAGTCTCGCGCACGGTCCCGCCCTCTCAGTCGTCTATGGATGGGATGTTGTCACCTGCTATGGGGGTCTACAGCGCCACACTGGACAGGCCTTACAGGCCCACGGGGGTTGGGGACTACCCTACCGCGACAGTACCCCGAAATTATCACTATGCTCCAGTTGGCGGCTATGAAGACTACCGGCCAGGTCCGCCGTCGGAGGCATACACCAGCCTGAGCCGGGGCTCGCACATGGACGAGCGCTACAG GCCCGTCGATGGCTACAGAACTCTGGACTCTGGCTACAGGGCCCACAGCCGCCAGCAGCTGGACCCGTACGCGGCGCAGCCCCAGGTGAGTCGCATGAGGGCGCTGGGGTCAGCGTTGGAGATGAGGTATGGCCACGGCCACTACGGACTGGAGGATGATCAGCGCAGCATGGGGTATGACGACTACGGCATGGGGCCTCCGCCCATGCACCCTGGAGGCTACGGTACAATGCCTCGCCTTGGGCCGGGCCCGGGTCCAGGAATAGACAGACGCAGACTCAG AAGTTGCGAAGACACTTTGGACGGTGATGTGGGAGGAGTCGACCCTTATGCATGGGGGGTTCCCACAACGTTGGAGAGGGATAGCATGGTTTCCCTTGACAGCATACTGAGAAAGGGCCCTCCCACTTGGAGGCAGCCAGATCTACCAGAGGTGATCGCCATGCTGAATTACCGTCTGGATCCTGTCAAGGCCAACGCCGCTGCCTACCTTCAGCATCTCACTTTCAAAAATGATAAG GTGAAGTCGGAAGTGCGCCGCCTAAAGGGCATTCCAGCCTTGGTGTCGATGTTGGATCATCCCAGTAAGGAGGTTCATCATTCAGCCTGCGGCGCTCTGAAGAACATTTCATACGGACGAGACGCAGACAACAAGATCGCCATCAAAAACTGCGATGGTGTTACTGCCCTGGTCAGGCTGCTGAGGAAAACCCATGACCAGGACCTCACTGACACGATCACAG GCACCTTGTGGAACCTCTCCTCCCATGATTCGGTGAAGATGGAGATAGTGGACCACGCTCTGCACGCTCTCGCCGATGAGGTGATTGTTCCTCACTCAGGCTGGGAGAAAGGCGGAGGCGAGGAGAGCTCCAAACCACGACATTTGGAGTGGGATACATCCTTGACCAACACTGCTGGCTGCCTTAG GAATGTCAGCTCAGAGCGGAGTGAGGCCAGACGAAAGCTGAGGGAATGCACAGGGCTGGTGGATTCTCTCATGTACATTGTCCAGTCACAACTCAACCACAAAGATGTGGATAAtaag CTGGTGGAGAATTGCGTCTGCCTTCTGAGGAACCTGTCCTATCAGGTCCACCATGAAATCCCCGGCTGCGAAAATTACAAAGAGCTGATTCCTGTCAACCAGGGCCCCGCTTCAGCCCACAAGGGAGGCTGCTTTGGTTCACGAAAGGGCAAAG CGAAGAGGGATGGGGATGATGGAAGTCCAGAGTCTTACGATTTTCCAAAGAGGACAATACCTGCCAAAG GTTATGAGCTGCTGTACCAGCCAGAGGTGGTCCGTGTTTACACTTCTCTGCTCAAAGAGAGCAAGAACCCCTCAGTGCTGGAGGCGGCGGCCGGCGCCATCCAGAACTTGTGTGCCGGACGATGGACC ttTGGTCGATACATCAGAGCCATGGTGCGTCTGGAAAAGGGCCTCCCCATCGTGACAGAACTGCTCTCCCATAATAACGATCGTGTTGTTCGGGCAATGTCTGGTGCCTTGAGGAACCTCGCCATTGACAACCGCAACAGTGAGCTCTTGG GCGAGCATGCTCTGCCTCACCTGGTGGCTGTCCTGCCTGGAGGGCAGAACCAGTCTAGGCGCAATCTGTCAGAGGAAACCACGGTGTCAGTACTGAGCACGCTCACTGAGGTGCTCGGCAACAGAGTGGAGGCAGCAAAGAAACTGAGACTCGCATCTGGCATTGAGAGGCTGGTGCTCATCAGTAAAGATGG CACCCGCACTGACCGTGAGGTGCGAGGAGTGGCTCAGGTGCTGCAGCTCGTCTGGGCTCACAAAGAGCTGCGCCGGCCGCTGGAGAAGGACGGCTGGAAGAAGACGGACTTCATGGTGAACCTGAACCCGAACACCACGACCACCAACGGACCGAGCACCAGAGCGAACGGCACCTACGAGGACAGCACCACGCCGCTACTGGACAGAG GAGATAAGAGGGATCTAATTCCCTTGAATGATCTTGGCCCTG ATTCCTACTCTACACTGGACCAGAAGGAGAGGAGACACACTCTGGACGAAACCACAGACACTTTACCG CGAGGGGTGTATGGGAGCAGAAAGGGCTCCCTGCCTCTGTTGGACTCCTACGATGgttag
- the LOC102237641 gene encoding catenin delta-1 isoform X2, with translation MEQCENAAALLESVREQEVQFEQLTRALEEERRRVGLPATSPMALGHPFPLTQNGRLGDADIERLKLTDSYINGTQYRMVDPAHGALDDGYTPEDESQEVHSVFSEEGTNRRIDNGMKKPVSRTVPPSQSSMDGMLSPAMGVYSATLDRPYRPTGVGDYPTATVPRNYHYAPVGGYEDYRPGPPSEAYTSLSRGSHMDERYRPVDGYRTLDSGYRAHSRQQLDPYAAQPQVSRMRALGSALEMRYGHGHYGLEDDQRSMGYDDYGMGPPPMHPGGYGTMPRLGPGPGPGIDRRRLRSCEDTLDGDVGGVDPYAWGVPTTLERDSMVSLDSILRKGPPTWRQPDLPEVIAMLNYRLDPVKANAAAYLQHLTFKNDKVKSEVRRLKGIPALVSMLDHPSKEVHHSACGALKNISYGRDADNKIAIKNCDGVTALVRLLRKTHDQDLTDTITGTLWNLSSHDSVKMEIVDHALHALADEVIVPHSGWEKGGGEESSKPRHLEWDTSLTNTAGCLRNVSSERSEARRKLRECTGLVDSLMYIVQSQLNHKDVDNKLVENCVCLLRNLSYQVHHEIPGCENYKELIPVNQGPASAHKGGCFGSRKGKDEWFSKAKRDGDDGSPESYDFPKRTIPAKGYELLYQPEVVRVYTSLLKESKNPSVLEAAAGAIQNLCAGRWTFGRYIRAMVRLEKGLPIVTELLSHNNDRVVRAMSGALRNLAIDNRNSELLGEHALPHLVAVLPGGQNQSRRNLSEETTVSVLSTLTEVLGNRVEAAKKLRLASGIERLVLISKDGTRTDREVRGVAQVLQLVWAHKELRRPLEKDGWKKTDFMVNLNPNTTTTNGPSTRANGTYEDSTTPLLDRGDKRDLIPLNDLGPDSYSTLDQKERRHTLDETTDTLPRGVYGSRKGSLPLLDSYDG, from the exons AACGGGCGTTTAGGGGATGCAGACATAGAACGTCTGAAGCTGACTGACTCGTACATAAACGGCacgcag TACAGAATGGTGGACCCCGCACACGGAGCTCTTGATGACGGCTACACACCTGAGGATGAATCCCAGGAAGTACACTCTGTCTTTTCTGAGGAAGGAACCAACCGGAGGATAGATAATGGG ATGAAGAAACCAGTCTCGCGCACGGTCCCGCCCTCTCAGTCGTCTATGGATGGGATGTTGTCACCTGCTATGGGGGTCTACAGCGCCACACTGGACAGGCCTTACAGGCCCACGGGGGTTGGGGACTACCCTACCGCGACAGTACCCCGAAATTATCACTATGCTCCAGTTGGCGGCTATGAAGACTACCGGCCAGGTCCGCCGTCGGAGGCATACACCAGCCTGAGCCGGGGCTCGCACATGGACGAGCGCTACAG GCCCGTCGATGGCTACAGAACTCTGGACTCTGGCTACAGGGCCCACAGCCGCCAGCAGCTGGACCCGTACGCGGCGCAGCCCCAGGTGAGTCGCATGAGGGCGCTGGGGTCAGCGTTGGAGATGAGGTATGGCCACGGCCACTACGGACTGGAGGATGATCAGCGCAGCATGGGGTATGACGACTACGGCATGGGGCCTCCGCCCATGCACCCTGGAGGCTACGGTACAATGCCTCGCCTTGGGCCGGGCCCGGGTCCAGGAATAGACAGACGCAGACTCAG AAGTTGCGAAGACACTTTGGACGGTGATGTGGGAGGAGTCGACCCTTATGCATGGGGGGTTCCCACAACGTTGGAGAGGGATAGCATGGTTTCCCTTGACAGCATACTGAGAAAGGGCCCTCCCACTTGGAGGCAGCCAGATCTACCAGAGGTGATCGCCATGCTGAATTACCGTCTGGATCCTGTCAAGGCCAACGCCGCTGCCTACCTTCAGCATCTCACTTTCAAAAATGATAAG GTGAAGTCGGAAGTGCGCCGCCTAAAGGGCATTCCAGCCTTGGTGTCGATGTTGGATCATCCCAGTAAGGAGGTTCATCATTCAGCCTGCGGCGCTCTGAAGAACATTTCATACGGACGAGACGCAGACAACAAGATCGCCATCAAAAACTGCGATGGTGTTACTGCCCTGGTCAGGCTGCTGAGGAAAACCCATGACCAGGACCTCACTGACACGATCACAG GCACCTTGTGGAACCTCTCCTCCCATGATTCGGTGAAGATGGAGATAGTGGACCACGCTCTGCACGCTCTCGCCGATGAGGTGATTGTTCCTCACTCAGGCTGGGAGAAAGGCGGAGGCGAGGAGAGCTCCAAACCACGACATTTGGAGTGGGATACATCCTTGACCAACACTGCTGGCTGCCTTAG GAATGTCAGCTCAGAGCGGAGTGAGGCCAGACGAAAGCTGAGGGAATGCACAGGGCTGGTGGATTCTCTCATGTACATTGTCCAGTCACAACTCAACCACAAAGATGTGGATAAtaag CTGGTGGAGAATTGCGTCTGCCTTCTGAGGAACCTGTCCTATCAGGTCCACCATGAAATCCCCGGCTGCGAAAATTACAAAGAGCTGATTCCTGTCAACCAGGGCCCCGCTTCAGCCCACAAGGGAGGCTGCTTTGGTTCACGAAAGGGCAAAG ATGAGTGGTTTTCCAAAG CGAAGAGGGATGGGGATGATGGAAGTCCAGAGTCTTACGATTTTCCAAAGAGGACAATACCTGCCAAAG GTTATGAGCTGCTGTACCAGCCAGAGGTGGTCCGTGTTTACACTTCTCTGCTCAAAGAGAGCAAGAACCCCTCAGTGCTGGAGGCGGCGGCCGGCGCCATCCAGAACTTGTGTGCCGGACGATGGACC ttTGGTCGATACATCAGAGCCATGGTGCGTCTGGAAAAGGGCCTCCCCATCGTGACAGAACTGCTCTCCCATAATAACGATCGTGTTGTTCGGGCAATGTCTGGTGCCTTGAGGAACCTCGCCATTGACAACCGCAACAGTGAGCTCTTGG GCGAGCATGCTCTGCCTCACCTGGTGGCTGTCCTGCCTGGAGGGCAGAACCAGTCTAGGCGCAATCTGTCAGAGGAAACCACGGTGTCAGTACTGAGCACGCTCACTGAGGTGCTCGGCAACAGAGTGGAGGCAGCAAAGAAACTGAGACTCGCATCTGGCATTGAGAGGCTGGTGCTCATCAGTAAAGATGG CACCCGCACTGACCGTGAGGTGCGAGGAGTGGCTCAGGTGCTGCAGCTCGTCTGGGCTCACAAAGAGCTGCGCCGGCCGCTGGAGAAGGACGGCTGGAAGAAGACGGACTTCATGGTGAACCTGAACCCGAACACCACGACCACCAACGGACCGAGCACCAGAGCGAACGGCACCTACGAGGACAGCACCACGCCGCTACTGGACAGAG GAGATAAGAGGGATCTAATTCCCTTGAATGATCTTGGCCCTG ATTCCTACTCTACACTGGACCAGAAGGAGAGGAGACACACTCTGGACGAAACCACAGACACTTTACCG CGAGGGGTGTATGGGAGCAGAAAGGGCTCCCTGCCTCTGTTGGACTCCTACGATGgttag
- the LOC102237641 gene encoding catenin delta-1 isoform X4 — translation MEQCENAAALLESVREQEVQFEQLTRALEEERRRVGLPATSPMALGHPFPLTQNGRLGDADIERLKLTDSYINGTQYRMVDPAHGALDDGYTPEDESQEVHSVFSEEGTNRRIDNGMKKPVSRTVPPSQSSMDGMLSPAMGVYSATLDRPYRPTGVGDYPTATVPRNYHYAPVGGYEDYRPGPPSEAYTSLSRGSHMDERYRPVDGYRTLDSGYRAHSRQQLDPYAAQPQVSRMRALGSALEMRYGHGHYGLEDDQRSMGYDDYGMGPPPMHPGGYGTMPRLGPGPGPGIDRRRLRSCEDTLDGDVGGVDPYAWGVPTTLERDSMVSLDSILRKGPPTWRQPDLPEVIAMLNYRLDPVKANAAAYLQHLTFKNDKVKSEVRRLKGIPALVSMLDHPSKEVHHSACGALKNISYGRDADNKIAIKNCDGVTALVRLLRKTHDQDLTDTITGTLWNLSSHDSVKMEIVDHALHALADEVIVPHSGWEKGGGEESSKPRHLEWDTSLTNTAGCLRNVSSERSEARRKLRECTGLVDSLMYIVQSQLNHKDVDNKLVENCVCLLRNLSYQVHHEIPGCENYKELIPVNQGPASAHKGGCFGSRKGKDEWFSKAKRDGDDGSPESYDFPKRTIPAKGYELLYQPEVVRVYTSLLKESKNPSVLEAAAGAIQNLCAGRWTFGRYIRAMVRLEKGLPIVTELLSHNNDRVVRAMSGALRNLAIDNRNSELLGEHALPHLVAVLPGGQNQSRRNLSEETTVSVLSTLTEVLGNRVEAAKKLRLASGIERLVLISKDGTRTDREVRGVAQVLQLVWAHKELRRPLEKDGWKKTDFMVNLNPNTTTTNGPSTRANGTYEDSTTPLLDRGDKRDLIPLNDLGPDSYSTLDQKERRHTLDETTDTLPKNS, via the exons AACGGGCGTTTAGGGGATGCAGACATAGAACGTCTGAAGCTGACTGACTCGTACATAAACGGCacgcag TACAGAATGGTGGACCCCGCACACGGAGCTCTTGATGACGGCTACACACCTGAGGATGAATCCCAGGAAGTACACTCTGTCTTTTCTGAGGAAGGAACCAACCGGAGGATAGATAATGGG ATGAAGAAACCAGTCTCGCGCACGGTCCCGCCCTCTCAGTCGTCTATGGATGGGATGTTGTCACCTGCTATGGGGGTCTACAGCGCCACACTGGACAGGCCTTACAGGCCCACGGGGGTTGGGGACTACCCTACCGCGACAGTACCCCGAAATTATCACTATGCTCCAGTTGGCGGCTATGAAGACTACCGGCCAGGTCCGCCGTCGGAGGCATACACCAGCCTGAGCCGGGGCTCGCACATGGACGAGCGCTACAG GCCCGTCGATGGCTACAGAACTCTGGACTCTGGCTACAGGGCCCACAGCCGCCAGCAGCTGGACCCGTACGCGGCGCAGCCCCAGGTGAGTCGCATGAGGGCGCTGGGGTCAGCGTTGGAGATGAGGTATGGCCACGGCCACTACGGACTGGAGGATGATCAGCGCAGCATGGGGTATGACGACTACGGCATGGGGCCTCCGCCCATGCACCCTGGAGGCTACGGTACAATGCCTCGCCTTGGGCCGGGCCCGGGTCCAGGAATAGACAGACGCAGACTCAG AAGTTGCGAAGACACTTTGGACGGTGATGTGGGAGGAGTCGACCCTTATGCATGGGGGGTTCCCACAACGTTGGAGAGGGATAGCATGGTTTCCCTTGACAGCATACTGAGAAAGGGCCCTCCCACTTGGAGGCAGCCAGATCTACCAGAGGTGATCGCCATGCTGAATTACCGTCTGGATCCTGTCAAGGCCAACGCCGCTGCCTACCTTCAGCATCTCACTTTCAAAAATGATAAG GTGAAGTCGGAAGTGCGCCGCCTAAAGGGCATTCCAGCCTTGGTGTCGATGTTGGATCATCCCAGTAAGGAGGTTCATCATTCAGCCTGCGGCGCTCTGAAGAACATTTCATACGGACGAGACGCAGACAACAAGATCGCCATCAAAAACTGCGATGGTGTTACTGCCCTGGTCAGGCTGCTGAGGAAAACCCATGACCAGGACCTCACTGACACGATCACAG GCACCTTGTGGAACCTCTCCTCCCATGATTCGGTGAAGATGGAGATAGTGGACCACGCTCTGCACGCTCTCGCCGATGAGGTGATTGTTCCTCACTCAGGCTGGGAGAAAGGCGGAGGCGAGGAGAGCTCCAAACCACGACATTTGGAGTGGGATACATCCTTGACCAACACTGCTGGCTGCCTTAG GAATGTCAGCTCAGAGCGGAGTGAGGCCAGACGAAAGCTGAGGGAATGCACAGGGCTGGTGGATTCTCTCATGTACATTGTCCAGTCACAACTCAACCACAAAGATGTGGATAAtaag CTGGTGGAGAATTGCGTCTGCCTTCTGAGGAACCTGTCCTATCAGGTCCACCATGAAATCCCCGGCTGCGAAAATTACAAAGAGCTGATTCCTGTCAACCAGGGCCCCGCTTCAGCCCACAAGGGAGGCTGCTTTGGTTCACGAAAGGGCAAAG ATGAGTGGTTTTCCAAAG CGAAGAGGGATGGGGATGATGGAAGTCCAGAGTCTTACGATTTTCCAAAGAGGACAATACCTGCCAAAG GTTATGAGCTGCTGTACCAGCCAGAGGTGGTCCGTGTTTACACTTCTCTGCTCAAAGAGAGCAAGAACCCCTCAGTGCTGGAGGCGGCGGCCGGCGCCATCCAGAACTTGTGTGCCGGACGATGGACC ttTGGTCGATACATCAGAGCCATGGTGCGTCTGGAAAAGGGCCTCCCCATCGTGACAGAACTGCTCTCCCATAATAACGATCGTGTTGTTCGGGCAATGTCTGGTGCCTTGAGGAACCTCGCCATTGACAACCGCAACAGTGAGCTCTTGG GCGAGCATGCTCTGCCTCACCTGGTGGCTGTCCTGCCTGGAGGGCAGAACCAGTCTAGGCGCAATCTGTCAGAGGAAACCACGGTGTCAGTACTGAGCACGCTCACTGAGGTGCTCGGCAACAGAGTGGAGGCAGCAAAGAAACTGAGACTCGCATCTGGCATTGAGAGGCTGGTGCTCATCAGTAAAGATGG CACCCGCACTGACCGTGAGGTGCGAGGAGTGGCTCAGGTGCTGCAGCTCGTCTGGGCTCACAAAGAGCTGCGCCGGCCGCTGGAGAAGGACGGCTGGAAGAAGACGGACTTCATGGTGAACCTGAACCCGAACACCACGACCACCAACGGACCGAGCACCAGAGCGAACGGCACCTACGAGGACAGCACCACGCCGCTACTGGACAGAG GAGATAAGAGGGATCTAATTCCCTTGAATGATCTTGGCCCTG ATTCCTACTCTACACTGGACCAGAAGGAGAGGAGACACACTCTGGACGAAACCACAGACACTTTACCG AAAAACTCATAG
- the LOC102237641 gene encoding catenin delta-1 isoform X1 — protein MAVCNAPTLTPWGCSVCMEQCENAAALLESVREQEVQFEQLTRALEEERRRVGLPATSPMALGHPFPLTQNGRLGDADIERLKLTDSYINGTQYRMVDPAHGALDDGYTPEDESQEVHSVFSEEGTNRRIDNGMKKPVSRTVPPSQSSMDGMLSPAMGVYSATLDRPYRPTGVGDYPTATVPRNYHYAPVGGYEDYRPGPPSEAYTSLSRGSHMDERYRPVDGYRTLDSGYRAHSRQQLDPYAAQPQVSRMRALGSALEMRYGHGHYGLEDDQRSMGYDDYGMGPPPMHPGGYGTMPRLGPGPGPGIDRRRLRSCEDTLDGDVGGVDPYAWGVPTTLERDSMVSLDSILRKGPPTWRQPDLPEVIAMLNYRLDPVKANAAAYLQHLTFKNDKVKSEVRRLKGIPALVSMLDHPSKEVHHSACGALKNISYGRDADNKIAIKNCDGVTALVRLLRKTHDQDLTDTITGTLWNLSSHDSVKMEIVDHALHALADEVIVPHSGWEKGGGEESSKPRHLEWDTSLTNTAGCLRNVSSERSEARRKLRECTGLVDSLMYIVQSQLNHKDVDNKLVENCVCLLRNLSYQVHHEIPGCENYKELIPVNQGPASAHKGGCFGSRKGKDEWFSKAKRDGDDGSPESYDFPKRTIPAKGYELLYQPEVVRVYTSLLKESKNPSVLEAAAGAIQNLCAGRWTFGRYIRAMVRLEKGLPIVTELLSHNNDRVVRAMSGALRNLAIDNRNSELLGEHALPHLVAVLPGGQNQSRRNLSEETTVSVLSTLTEVLGNRVEAAKKLRLASGIERLVLISKDGTRTDREVRGVAQVLQLVWAHKELRRPLEKDGWKKTDFMVNLNPNTTTTNGPSTRANGTYEDSTTPLLDRGDKRDLIPLNDLGPDSYSTLDQKERRHTLDETTDTLPRGVYGSRKGSLPLLDSYDG, from the exons AACGGGCGTTTAGGGGATGCAGACATAGAACGTCTGAAGCTGACTGACTCGTACATAAACGGCacgcag TACAGAATGGTGGACCCCGCACACGGAGCTCTTGATGACGGCTACACACCTGAGGATGAATCCCAGGAAGTACACTCTGTCTTTTCTGAGGAAGGAACCAACCGGAGGATAGATAATGGG ATGAAGAAACCAGTCTCGCGCACGGTCCCGCCCTCTCAGTCGTCTATGGATGGGATGTTGTCACCTGCTATGGGGGTCTACAGCGCCACACTGGACAGGCCTTACAGGCCCACGGGGGTTGGGGACTACCCTACCGCGACAGTACCCCGAAATTATCACTATGCTCCAGTTGGCGGCTATGAAGACTACCGGCCAGGTCCGCCGTCGGAGGCATACACCAGCCTGAGCCGGGGCTCGCACATGGACGAGCGCTACAG GCCCGTCGATGGCTACAGAACTCTGGACTCTGGCTACAGGGCCCACAGCCGCCAGCAGCTGGACCCGTACGCGGCGCAGCCCCAGGTGAGTCGCATGAGGGCGCTGGGGTCAGCGTTGGAGATGAGGTATGGCCACGGCCACTACGGACTGGAGGATGATCAGCGCAGCATGGGGTATGACGACTACGGCATGGGGCCTCCGCCCATGCACCCTGGAGGCTACGGTACAATGCCTCGCCTTGGGCCGGGCCCGGGTCCAGGAATAGACAGACGCAGACTCAG AAGTTGCGAAGACACTTTGGACGGTGATGTGGGAGGAGTCGACCCTTATGCATGGGGGGTTCCCACAACGTTGGAGAGGGATAGCATGGTTTCCCTTGACAGCATACTGAGAAAGGGCCCTCCCACTTGGAGGCAGCCAGATCTACCAGAGGTGATCGCCATGCTGAATTACCGTCTGGATCCTGTCAAGGCCAACGCCGCTGCCTACCTTCAGCATCTCACTTTCAAAAATGATAAG GTGAAGTCGGAAGTGCGCCGCCTAAAGGGCATTCCAGCCTTGGTGTCGATGTTGGATCATCCCAGTAAGGAGGTTCATCATTCAGCCTGCGGCGCTCTGAAGAACATTTCATACGGACGAGACGCAGACAACAAGATCGCCATCAAAAACTGCGATGGTGTTACTGCCCTGGTCAGGCTGCTGAGGAAAACCCATGACCAGGACCTCACTGACACGATCACAG GCACCTTGTGGAACCTCTCCTCCCATGATTCGGTGAAGATGGAGATAGTGGACCACGCTCTGCACGCTCTCGCCGATGAGGTGATTGTTCCTCACTCAGGCTGGGAGAAAGGCGGAGGCGAGGAGAGCTCCAAACCACGACATTTGGAGTGGGATACATCCTTGACCAACACTGCTGGCTGCCTTAG GAATGTCAGCTCAGAGCGGAGTGAGGCCAGACGAAAGCTGAGGGAATGCACAGGGCTGGTGGATTCTCTCATGTACATTGTCCAGTCACAACTCAACCACAAAGATGTGGATAAtaag CTGGTGGAGAATTGCGTCTGCCTTCTGAGGAACCTGTCCTATCAGGTCCACCATGAAATCCCCGGCTGCGAAAATTACAAAGAGCTGATTCCTGTCAACCAGGGCCCCGCTTCAGCCCACAAGGGAGGCTGCTTTGGTTCACGAAAGGGCAAAG ATGAGTGGTTTTCCAAAG CGAAGAGGGATGGGGATGATGGAAGTCCAGAGTCTTACGATTTTCCAAAGAGGACAATACCTGCCAAAG GTTATGAGCTGCTGTACCAGCCAGAGGTGGTCCGTGTTTACACTTCTCTGCTCAAAGAGAGCAAGAACCCCTCAGTGCTGGAGGCGGCGGCCGGCGCCATCCAGAACTTGTGTGCCGGACGATGGACC ttTGGTCGATACATCAGAGCCATGGTGCGTCTGGAAAAGGGCCTCCCCATCGTGACAGAACTGCTCTCCCATAATAACGATCGTGTTGTTCGGGCAATGTCTGGTGCCTTGAGGAACCTCGCCATTGACAACCGCAACAGTGAGCTCTTGG GCGAGCATGCTCTGCCTCACCTGGTGGCTGTCCTGCCTGGAGGGCAGAACCAGTCTAGGCGCAATCTGTCAGAGGAAACCACGGTGTCAGTACTGAGCACGCTCACTGAGGTGCTCGGCAACAGAGTGGAGGCAGCAAAGAAACTGAGACTCGCATCTGGCATTGAGAGGCTGGTGCTCATCAGTAAAGATGG CACCCGCACTGACCGTGAGGTGCGAGGAGTGGCTCAGGTGCTGCAGCTCGTCTGGGCTCACAAAGAGCTGCGCCGGCCGCTGGAGAAGGACGGCTGGAAGAAGACGGACTTCATGGTGAACCTGAACCCGAACACCACGACCACCAACGGACCGAGCACCAGAGCGAACGGCACCTACGAGGACAGCACCACGCCGCTACTGGACAGAG GAGATAAGAGGGATCTAATTCCCTTGAATGATCTTGGCCCTG ATTCCTACTCTACACTGGACCAGAAGGAGAGGAGACACACTCTGGACGAAACCACAGACACTTTACCG CGAGGGGTGTATGGGAGCAGAAAGGGCTCCCTGCCTCTGTTGGACTCCTACGATGgttag